The following proteins are co-located in the Thermoplasmata archaeon genome:
- a CDS encoding DUF1015 family protein encodes MVELRPFRAFHPDPASGDPRRLVCPVYDTMTDDELARYASADPNNAAGFVPRPRSLSLADFLERASGNLRRALASGAFRQDPTPAFYVYGIRYVPPDDIREALPADERRPEYLLLGLVGALPFERLAHGLVALHERTFADRVAERVALTEATGMSFAPILAGYHAADHRLNDRLEGLLGIDRRRLAFEGARPPVVEATLGETTHRLWRIDDPSELEALAAATAPLRLLILDGHHRFTAAARRFYDGRPSAPLVMLVDGEDRALRLLPWHRVLPARARAFPALIEAARLHFDAVLSMPGPLTAEAAIERLHRMRASGVRGFVAASRDAAYEVHGPASEDAGADFDLLHGFLDDILELDPEDLQFVRSPRRALELARGSGPDDAGTAILLPGLSARGVEQRAFERGQVMAEKSTMFLPKVAEGVLFASAGEAARGPPSRAGPTG; translated from the coding sequence TTGGTCGAGTTGCGCCCGTTCCGTGCCTTCCACCCGGACCCCGCCAGCGGCGATCCGCGACGGCTCGTCTGCCCGGTCTACGACACGATGACCGACGACGAGCTTGCCCGCTACGCCTCGGCCGACCCGAACAACGCGGCGGGCTTCGTGCCCCGGCCGCGATCGCTGTCGCTGGCGGACTTCCTCGAGCGCGCGAGCGGGAACCTCCGACGGGCGCTCGCCTCGGGAGCCTTCCGGCAGGATCCGACGCCGGCCTTCTACGTCTACGGCATCCGGTACGTGCCGCCCGACGACATCCGGGAAGCACTACCGGCGGACGAGCGGCGTCCGGAGTACCTGCTGCTCGGGCTGGTCGGCGCGCTGCCGTTCGAGCGGCTCGCGCACGGCCTGGTCGCGCTCCACGAACGGACGTTCGCCGACCGCGTCGCGGAGCGCGTCGCCCTCACGGAGGCGACCGGCATGTCGTTCGCGCCGATCCTCGCCGGCTATCATGCAGCCGACCACCGGCTCAACGACCGGCTCGAGGGCCTCCTCGGCATCGACCGGCGGCGCCTCGCCTTCGAGGGCGCCCGACCCCCGGTCGTCGAGGCGACGCTCGGCGAGACGACCCACCGACTCTGGCGCATCGACGATCCGTCCGAGCTCGAGGCGCTCGCCGCGGCGACCGCTCCCCTGCGTCTACTGATCCTGGACGGGCACCACCGCTTCACCGCCGCGGCCCGACGCTTCTACGACGGCCGCCCGAGCGCGCCGCTCGTGATGCTCGTCGACGGGGAGGATCGCGCGCTCCGGCTCCTCCCCTGGCATCGGGTGCTGCCGGCCCGGGCGCGAGCCTTCCCGGCGCTGATCGAGGCTGCTCGGCTGCACTTCGACGCCGTGCTCTCGATGCCGGGCCCGCTCACCGCGGAGGCTGCGATCGAGAGGCTGCACCGCATGCGGGCTTCGGGAGTCCGGGGCTTCGTGGCCGCATCGCGAGACGCCGCGTATGAGGTCCACGGTCCGGCAAGCGAGGACGCCGGCGCCGACTTCGACCTCCTGCACGGATTCCTGGACGACATCCTCGAGCTCGACCCCGAGGACCTGCAGTTCGTGCGCTCCCCCCGCCGAGCCCTCGAGCTCGCGCGAGGGTCCGGGCCGGACGACGCGGGGACGGCGATCCTGCTGCCGGGGCTGAGCGCCCGGGGCGTGGAACAGCGCGCGTTCGAGCGCGGCCAGGTGATGGCCGAGAAGTCGACGATGTTCCTACCGAAAGTAGCGGAAGGGGTGCTGTTCGCCTCGGCCGGCGAGGCGGCTCGAGGGCCCCCCTCCAGGGCCGGCCCGACCGGCTGA
- a CDS encoding DEAD/DEAH box helicase has product MTDAPSKNSRPSPARTFDDLPLDAALRRGVQEMGYREPTPIQQGTIPHAVEGRDLIGTAQTGTGKTAAFLLPILERLLDRPRGAIYALVLTPTRELALQAEGFLRQLGRHTRLRGAAVYGGVGMADQEKALRGGAEIIVATPGRLLDHLQRGYVHFDRLEILVLDEADRMLDMGFLPDVRRILGRLPRRRQTMLFSATMPAEVVRLAQEFLHDPHIIRADAPTVAAVGVTHRAIEVAPDQKTSALVAALRDPSRASVLVFTRTKHRADRLARQLSQAGVPASVIHGNRSQAQRIRALEGFRQGRARVLVATDIAARGIDVEGVTDVVNYDVPHEPEIYVHRVGRTARAQRRGDALTLASREELPDLARIERLLGFPIPRETSTGAPLPRSRPEPSPRRTQPRFERRSGPRAESRDPSRYQRW; this is encoded by the coding sequence ATGACCGACGCCCCATCGAAGAATAGCCGCCCGAGCCCGGCCCGAACGTTCGACGATCTGCCGCTCGATGCCGCCCTGCGGCGGGGCGTGCAGGAGATGGGTTACCGGGAGCCCACGCCGATCCAGCAGGGCACGATCCCCCATGCGGTGGAGGGACGCGACCTCATCGGCACCGCGCAGACCGGCACCGGCAAGACCGCCGCCTTCCTCCTTCCGATCCTGGAGCGTCTGCTCGACCGGCCGCGCGGGGCGATCTACGCGCTGGTCCTCACGCCCACCCGAGAGCTCGCGCTGCAGGCCGAGGGGTTCCTCCGGCAGCTCGGCCGCCACACCCGCCTGCGGGGCGCGGCCGTCTACGGCGGCGTCGGGATGGCCGACCAGGAGAAGGCGCTCCGAGGCGGCGCGGAGATCATCGTGGCGACCCCGGGCCGCCTGCTCGACCACCTGCAGCGCGGGTACGTGCACTTCGACCGCCTCGAGATCCTCGTCCTGGACGAGGCCGACCGGATGCTCGACATGGGCTTCCTGCCCGACGTGCGCCGGATCCTCGGCCGGCTGCCGCGCCGCCGCCAGACGATGCTGTTCAGCGCGACCATGCCGGCCGAGGTCGTTCGGCTCGCCCAGGAGTTCCTGCACGATCCGCACATCATCCGGGCGGACGCGCCGACGGTCGCGGCGGTCGGAGTGACCCACCGCGCGATCGAGGTCGCGCCGGACCAGAAGACCAGCGCGCTGGTCGCGGCCCTGCGCGACCCGAGCCGCGCGAGCGTCCTCGTCTTCACGCGGACCAAGCACCGCGCCGACCGCCTGGCGCGCCAGCTCTCGCAGGCGGGCGTGCCGGCGAGCGTCATCCACGGCAACCGCAGCCAGGCCCAGCGGATCCGGGCGCTCGAAGGGTTCCGGCAGGGCCGGGCGCGCGTCCTGGTGGCGACGGACATCGCCGCGCGCGGGATCGACGTCGAGGGCGTCACGGACGTCGTGAACTACGACGTGCCGCACGAGCCCGAGATCTACGTCCACCGGGTGGGCCGCACCGCGCGGGCCCAGCGGCGGGGCGACGCCCTCACGCTCGCCTCGCGCGAGGAGCTCCCGGACCTCGCCCGCATCGAGAGGCTCCTCGGCTTCCCGATCCCCCGCGAGACCAGCACGGGCGCTCCGCTGCCGCGATCCCGGCCCGAACCGTCGCCCCGACGGACCCAGCCCCGGTTCGAGCGAAGGTCGGGTCCCCGCGCCGAGTCGCGCGATCCTTCCCGCTACCAGCGCTGGTGA
- a CDS encoding GNAT family N-acetyltransferase: MAFEFLSPDRLTDGVVDLVIESREPADPEKGHAPMYRYRIELHGSGDPVGQLRFRVGHTPLLEMAGHLGYQVEEAHRGHGYAERACRLVRSVALAHGFDRLRITLEPSNAASRRTVEKLGAEYRDTVELPADHPMFREDRQRLRRYDWTIRSSR; this comes from the coding sequence ATGGCGTTCGAGTTCCTCAGCCCGGACCGCCTGACCGACGGGGTCGTCGACCTCGTGATCGAGTCGCGCGAGCCGGCGGACCCCGAGAAAGGGCACGCGCCGATGTACCGGTACCGCATCGAACTGCACGGGAGCGGCGATCCGGTCGGCCAGCTTCGTTTTCGAGTCGGACACACGCCGCTCCTGGAAATGGCCGGACATCTCGGTTACCAGGTCGAGGAGGCCCACCGGGGCCATGGCTACGCCGAGCGCGCCTGCCGTCTGGTGCGCTCCGTGGCGCTCGCCCACGGATTCGATCGCCTGCGGATCACGCTGGAACCGAGCAACGCCGCTTCGCGCCGCACGGTGGAGAAGCTCGGGGCGGAGTACCGGGACACCGTCGAGCTCCCGGCGGACCACCCGATGTTCCGCGAGGATCGGCAGCGGCTGCGGCGCTACGACTGGACGATCCGTTCGTCCCGCTGA
- a CDS encoding DUF308 domain-containing protein — MNSTSAPIGPASTPPPAAGPQPTWHRALEIFAGVLAIGLAAIALADPGLGLALAVFLFALALLWLGLWRLTRAWARPDRKGWQRGLDGAAGTIAIVLAFLVIAVPFFAVVALLVLIVLLCVGFMLIGFSWLGVAAGHAGEPGWYRGMGAVLGAVGILAAVVVLFDTVAALLTLVLLLAVGLILLGLADLVSGITGRPFRSPFTIPTAFRPPPSA, encoded by the coding sequence ATGAACTCGACCTCGGCGCCGATTGGGCCGGCCTCCACCCCCCCACCCGCCGCAGGACCACAGCCGACGTGGCATCGCGCGCTGGAGATCTTTGCCGGAGTTCTCGCCATTGGGCTGGCGGCGATCGCGCTCGCCGACCCGGGCCTCGGCCTCGCGCTCGCGGTCTTCCTGTTCGCCCTCGCGCTCCTGTGGCTCGGACTCTGGCGTCTGACGCGCGCGTGGGCCCGGCCGGATCGCAAGGGCTGGCAGCGGGGGCTGGATGGCGCCGCCGGCACGATAGCGATCGTGCTCGCCTTCCTCGTGATCGCAGTGCCGTTCTTCGCCGTCGTCGCCCTGCTGGTGCTCATTGTCCTCCTGTGCGTGGGCTTCATGCTGATCGGGTTCAGCTGGCTCGGCGTGGCCGCCGGCCATGCGGGAGAGCCCGGATGGTACCGGGGCATGGGTGCGGTGCTGGGCGCGGTGGGGATCCTCGCCGCGGTCGTGGTGCTGTTCGACACGGTCGCGGCGTTGCTGACGCTCGTGCTGCTGCTCGCCGTCGGCCTGATCCTGCTCGGACTCGCCGACCTCGTCTCGGGCATCACCGGTCGGCCGTTCCGATCGCCGTTCACGATCCCGACCGCTTTCCGACCGCCGCCGAGCGCCTAG